The Erythrobacter aurantius genome includes a window with the following:
- the ybeY gene encoding rRNA maturation RNase YbeY → MELETDIEDWPEGGWPEGWDALAERAASAVGAVAPEIANPRLCVSLLFTCDAEVHTLNREWRQRDKPTNVLSFPMLEREELLDLEQDGPPVMLGDIALAHETCAREAAEKGVSLEHHAAHLIVHGLLHLAGHDHVHSDAEAEAMEALEIAALAKLGIPDPYGDRDLKE, encoded by the coding sequence ATGGAACTCGAAACCGACATCGAAGACTGGCCCGAAGGTGGGTGGCCGGAAGGATGGGACGCGCTGGCCGAACGCGCGGCGTCGGCGGTTGGCGCAGTCGCACCCGAAATCGCCAATCCGCGCCTTTGCGTCAGCCTGCTCTTCACCTGCGATGCCGAAGTCCACACGCTCAACCGCGAATGGCGGCAGCGCGACAAGCCGACCAATGTTCTCTCCTTCCCCATGCTGGAGCGTGAGGAACTGCTCGATCTGGAGCAGGACGGCCCGCCGGTAATGCTCGGCGATATCGCGCTGGCGCATGAAACCTGCGCGCGTGAGGCGGCGGAGAAGGGCGTATCGCTGGAACACCACGCCGCCCACCTGATCGTCCACGGCCTGCTGCACCTTGCGGGGCACGATCACGTCCATTCGGATGCCGAAGCGGAGGCGATGGAGGCGCTGGAAATCGCGGCTCTTGCAAAATTGGGCATACCGGACCCATATGGGGACCGTGACTTAAAGGAGTAA
- a CDS encoding PhoH family protein, producing MGRRPTSAIDPAVLPGPIHATENGRARAELSFENQSLLGPLFGQFDANLVQVENRLGVYIHARGDKVMIEGPEDAVARARETLTTMYDRLALGQDLDAGAIESLIVMSNEPTLEGIISGEREEPPIMIRTRRKTIVPRSATQITYMRSLARDDIIFALGPAGTGKTYLAVAQAVSQLMSGSVQRLILSRPAVEAGEKLGFLPGDMKDKVDPYLRPLYDALYDCMPPEQVERRIASGEIEIAPIAFMRGRTLADSFIILDEAQNTTREQMKMFLTRFGQNSRMVVCGDPRQVDIPGGDRMSGLADAVEKLEGIEGFGTIRFTAADVVRHPIVGRIVEAYEGPDA from the coding sequence ATGGGCCGACGACCGACCAGCGCCATCGATCCGGCTGTTCTGCCGGGTCCCATCCATGCAACCGAAAACGGACGGGCGAGGGCAGAGCTGTCGTTTGAGAACCAGTCCCTGCTGGGGCCGCTTTTCGGACAATTCGACGCCAATCTGGTGCAGGTGGAAAACCGGCTGGGGGTCTATATCCATGCGCGGGGCGACAAGGTGATGATCGAAGGGCCGGAGGACGCGGTGGCCCGTGCCCGCGAAACGCTCACCACTATGTATGACAGGCTGGCGCTGGGGCAGGATCTCGACGCGGGGGCGATCGAATCGCTGATCGTGATGTCGAACGAACCCACGCTCGAAGGGATCATCAGCGGCGAACGCGAAGAACCGCCGATCATGATCCGCACCCGGCGCAAGACGATCGTGCCGCGTTCGGCGACCCAGATCACCTATATGCGTAGCCTTGCGCGGGACGACATCATCTTCGCGCTTGGCCCCGCGGGGACGGGCAAGACCTATCTCGCGGTGGCGCAGGCCGTCAGCCAGCTGATGTCGGGCAGCGTGCAACGTCTGATCCTGTCGCGTCCGGCGGTGGAAGCGGGGGAAAAGCTCGGCTTCCTGCCCGGCGATATGAAGGACAAGGTCGATCCCTATCTGCGCCCGCTGTACGACGCGCTGTATGACTGCATGCCGCCCGAACAGGTGGAGCGGCGCATCGCCAGCGGCGAGATCGAAATTGCGCCCATCGCCTTCATGCGCGGGCGCACGCTGGCGGACAGCTTCATCATCCTTGACGAAGCGCAGAACACCACGCGCGAGCAGATGAAGATGTTCCTCACCCGCTTCGGGCAGAACAGCCGGATGGTGGTTTGCGGCGACCCGCGCCAGGTCGACATTCCCGGCGGCGACCGGATGAGCGGCCTTGCCGATGCGGTGGAGAAGCTCGAAGGGATCGAAGGCTTCGGCACGATCCGCTTCACCGCCGCCGACGTGGTGCGCCACCCGATCGTGGGTCGCATAGTCGAGGCGTATGAGGGGCCGGATGCCTGA
- the miaB gene encoding tRNA (N6-isopentenyl adenosine(37)-C2)-methylthiotransferase MiaB, with protein sequence MKPHTTSPKTPRTYRVKSFGCQMNVYDGERMGELLAEKGIVPAPDGEEADLVVLNTCHIREKAAEKVYSDIGRLRREDGTSPLIAVAGCVAQAEGEEIMARAPAVSMVVGPQAYHRLPEMLDKAVKGERATDTDMPAIAKFDQLPKRKRRSPTAFLTVQEGCDKFCTYCVVPYTRGAEISRPYSDLIDEAQRLIQAGAREITLLGQNVNAWSGEDDKGRSLGLAGLIRALAKLDGLERIRYTTSHPNDMEDDLIAAHGEVAELMPYLHLPVQSGNNRVLKAMNRAHTAEGYLRLLERFREARPDIALSGDFIVGFPGETEAEFEDTLRLVDEVRYAAAFSFKYSPRPGTPAATMDNQIAKEVMDDRLQRLQARLNRDQLAFNQASVGKTCKVLVERKGKHEGQWLGKSPWLQSVWFDAPAAIGDMIEAELVEAGPNSIRGLVRERVASFG encoded by the coding sequence GCGCCTGATGGCGAAGAGGCTGATCTGGTGGTGCTCAACACCTGCCACATCCGCGAAAAGGCGGCGGAGAAGGTGTATTCGGACATCGGCCGCTTGCGCCGCGAGGATGGCACCAGCCCGCTGATCGCGGTTGCGGGGTGCGTCGCGCAGGCCGAAGGCGAGGAAATCATGGCGCGCGCTCCGGCAGTGTCGATGGTGGTCGGCCCGCAGGCCTATCACCGCCTGCCCGAAATGCTCGACAAGGCGGTGAAGGGCGAACGCGCGACCGATACCGACATGCCCGCCATCGCCAAGTTCGATCAATTGCCCAAGCGCAAGCGGCGTTCGCCCACCGCGTTCCTGACGGTGCAGGAAGGGTGCGACAAATTCTGCACCTATTGCGTCGTCCCCTATACGCGCGGTGCGGAAATATCGCGGCCCTACAGCGACTTGATCGACGAAGCGCAAAGGCTGATCCAAGCCGGCGCACGGGAGATCACGCTGCTGGGGCAGAACGTCAACGCGTGGTCGGGAGAGGATGACAAGGGGCGCAGCCTCGGCCTTGCTGGCCTGATCCGGGCGCTGGCGAAGCTCGATGGGCTGGAACGCATCCGCTACACCACCAGCCACCCCAACGACATGGAAGACGATCTGATCGCCGCCCATGGCGAAGTGGCAGAACTGATGCCTTACCTCCATCTGCCGGTGCAGTCAGGCAACAACCGGGTGCTCAAGGCGATGAATCGCGCGCATACGGCGGAAGGCTATCTGCGGCTGCTCGAACGGTTCCGCGAAGCGCGGCCCGATATCGCGCTTTCAGGCGATTTCATCGTCGGCTTTCCGGGTGAGACAGAGGCCGAATTCGAAGACACTCTGCGGCTGGTCGATGAAGTGCGCTATGCCGCCGCCTTCAGCTTCAAATACTCGCCGCGTCCCGGCACTCCTGCCGCGACGATGGACAACCAGATCGCGAAAGAGGTGATGGACGATCGCCTCCAGCGGCTTCAGGCCCGGCTCAACCGCGATCAGCTGGCCTTCAACCAGGCGAGCGTGGGCAAGACCTGCAAGGTCCTTGTCGAGCGCAAGGGCAAGCACGAAGGCCAGTGGCTCGGCAAATCGCCGTGGCTGCAATCGGTGTGGTTCGATGCCCCGGCCGCGATCGGTGACATGATCGAAGCCGAACTGGTCGAAGCCGGACCGAATTCGATCCGGGGTCTGGTCAGGGAACGCGTCGCCTCATTCGGTTGA